Proteins encoded together in one Campylobacter peloridis LMG 23910 window:
- the nuoD gene encoding NADH dehydrogenase (quinone) subunit D, with protein MQISTKLKPYYENISFEREDGTMIVNLGPQHPSAHGNLRLILELDGEEIVKAAPCIGYMHRGMEKMAENMIYQEFIPTTDRMDYIAASANNYAYVAAVEKLCGLEIPRRASVIRMILLELNRIASHLLWLATHALDIGAMTVFLYCFREREYVLDLIEKYCGARLTHSSMRIGGVMLDLPEGFLDELLAFCNKFPNDIKDYEALLDDNRIWRMRTENVGVVSKEQALSWGCSGVMLRGSGIAYDIRKEEPYLLYDEVDFGVPVAKMGDSYARYKVYMQEFRESLKILTQCAKLYQDTPPEILCNHPEYVSASKEQIMTQNYSLMQHFVLITQGLKPPKGEVYVPTESPKGELGFFIHSDGSGRPYRLRARTPSFFHCAFLEEMLVGSYLADAVAILGSINIVLGEIDR; from the coding sequence ATGCAAATTTCTACTAAATTAAAACCTTATTATGAAAATATAAGCTTTGAACGTGAAGATGGCACTATGATAGTTAATCTTGGCCCCCAGCACCCAAGCGCTCATGGAAATTTACGCCTTATTTTAGAACTTGATGGAGAAGAAATCGTTAAAGCCGCACCTTGCATTGGCTATATGCACCGAGGCATGGAAAAAATGGCTGAAAATATGATTTATCAAGAGTTTATCCCAACTACTGATAGAATGGATTATATCGCAGCTAGTGCAAATAACTATGCTTATGTGGCTGCTGTTGAAAAACTTTGTGGCTTAGAAATTCCACGCAGAGCAAGTGTGATAAGGATGATTTTGCTTGAGTTAAACCGCATTGCTTCGCATTTGTTATGGCTTGCTACGCATGCACTTGATATTGGTGCAATGACGGTGTTTTTATACTGCTTTAGAGAGCGTGAATATGTGCTTGATTTGATAGAAAAATATTGCGGGGCAAGACTTACGCATTCTTCTATGAGAATAGGTGGGGTAATGCTTGATTTGCCTGAGGGCTTTTTAGATGAGCTTTTAGCATTTTGCAATAAATTTCCAAATGATATAAAAGACTATGAAGCCTTGCTTGATGATAATAGAATTTGGCGTATGCGTACTGAAAATGTAGGAGTTGTTAGCAAAGAGCAAGCTTTAAGTTGGGGTTGTAGTGGGGTTATGTTAAGAGGAAGTGGCATTGCTTATGATATTAGAAAAGAAGAGCCGTATTTGCTTTATGATGAGGTAGATTTTGGTGTGCCTGTAGCTAAAATGGGTGATTCTTATGCAAGATATAAAGTTTATATGCAAGAATTTAGAGAAAGTTTGAAAATTTTAACTCAATGCGCTAAGCTTTATCAAGATACTCCGCCTGAAATTTTATGCAATCATCCTGAATATGTAAGTGCTTCAAAAGAGCAAATCATGACGCAAAATTATTCACTTATGCAGCATTTTGTTCTAATAACTCAAGGCTTAAAACCTCCAAAAGGAGAAGTATATGTGCCAACTGAAAGTCCAAAAGGCGAACTAGGCTTTTTTATCCACTCAGATGGAAGTGGTAGGCCATATAGATTAAGAGCTAGAACCCCAAGCTTTTTTCATTGTGCATTTTTAGAAGAAATGCTTGTTGGATCATATTTAGCTGATGCGGTAGCGATTTTAGGAAGCATTAATATAGTTTTAGGCGAGATAGACCGATGA
- a CDS encoding ATP-binding cassette domain-containing protein, whose protein sequence is MFLEVKNLSKSYKFKKHWYLKEEEIFVFKNVSFSLNQNENLLLCGESGSGKSTLAKILCMLECPNTGEVLFENESILNLDFNTQRNLRQKIQYIFQDQKLALNPYKNTKKLLLDVYENFKLKPDFEELFKLFDAFELQKDILKLKPSKLSGGQSQRLGLIRALLLKPKLLILDEITAALDLVTAYKILNYLYAFQKTHDITYIFISHQEKILQDICHKKIIL, encoded by the coding sequence ATGTTTTTAGAAGTTAAAAATTTAAGCAAATCTTATAAATTTAAAAAACATTGGTATTTAAAAGAAGAAGAAATTTTCGTTTTTAAAAATGTGAGTTTTTCTTTAAATCAAAATGAAAATTTATTGCTTTGTGGGGAAAGTGGTAGCGGTAAAAGCACCTTAGCTAAAATTCTTTGCATGCTTGAATGCCCAAATACTGGGGAGGTTTTGTTTGAAAATGAAAGTATTTTGAATTTAGATTTTAACACTCAAAGAAATTTACGCCAAAAAATTCAATACATTTTTCAAGATCAAAAGTTAGCTTTAAATCCTTATAAAAATACTAAAAAACTTTTGCTTGATGTATATGAAAATTTCAAACTTAAGCCCGATTTTGAAGAGCTTTTTAAGCTTTTTGATGCTTTTGAGCTTCAAAAGGATATTTTAAAATTAAAACCCTCTAAATTAAGCGGTGGCCAAAGTCAAAGACTAGGTTTAATTAGAGCTTTGCTTTTAAAGCCAAAATTACTTATTTTAGATGAAATCACAGCAGCGCTTGATTTAGTGACTGCTTATAAAATTTTAAACTACTTGTATGCTTTTCAAAAAACGCATGATATTACTTATATATTTATTTCTCATCAAGAAAAAATCTTACAAGATATATGCCATAAAAAAATCATTTTATAA
- the nuoI gene encoding NADH-quinone oxidoreductase subunit NuoI, producing the protein MKKGYFKIDFERKNPQGAYEKLTQVIKRSLNTELFVGLFVVLREMFKKNNSATIKYPLEKVSLDNRYRAVHRLMRFIESENECCIGCGLCEKICISNCIRMETSLSEDGRKKVENYSINLGRCIYCGFCADVCPELAIVHGKEYENAAEQRSYFGQKQNFLTPIDELKNQVVFEGSGSLRKDADALVKKTPNYYEIDLQRQQDAPKEENV; encoded by the coding sequence ATGAAAAAAGGTTATTTTAAAATAGATTTTGAGCGTAAAAATCCTCAAGGTGCTTATGAAAAACTAACACAAGTAATTAAGCGTTCTTTAAATACAGAACTTTTTGTGGGTTTATTTGTAGTTTTAAGAGAAATGTTTAAAAAAAATAATAGCGCAACTATTAAATACCCATTAGAAAAGGTTTCACTAGACAATCGTTACCGCGCAGTGCATCGTTTAATGCGTTTTATTGAAAGTGAAAATGAATGTTGTATTGGTTGTGGATTGTGTGAAAAAATTTGCATTAGTAATTGTATAAGAATGGAAACGAGTTTAAGCGAAGATGGGCGTAAAAAAGTTGAAAATTATAGTATTAATTTAGGGCGTTGTATTTATTGTGGATTTTGTGCTGATGTATGTCCTGAGCTTGCTATTGTACATGGTAAAGAGTATGAAAATGCAGCAGAACAAAGATCTTATTTTGGTCAAAAACAAAATTTTTTAACCCCAATTGATGAGCTTAAAAATCAAGTTGTTTTTGAAGGCAGTGGTAGTTTAAGAAAAGATGCTGATGCTTTGGTAAAGAAAACTCCAAATTATTATGAGATAGATTTACAAAGACAACAAGATGCTCCAAAGGAAGAAAATGTTTGA
- a CDS encoding NAD(P)H-quinone oxidoreductase subunit 3, which translates to MTHATIEHQYFGIFAMLIIASVIFFTLVYISSKIGSKLASHNRKKLGLGIYECGPMASKQANKINSQFFVFALIFILLDIEVVFLFPWAVILKDLSVELSKYGLSFFALIEVFIFIFLLAIGFLYAYKKGAFAWQSIKK; encoded by the coding sequence ATGACTCATGCAACTATAGAGCATCAATACTTTGGTATATTTGCAATGCTTATTATAGCAAGCGTTATATTTTTTACATTAGTGTATATATCATCAAAAATAGGTTCTAAACTAGCCTCTCATAATAGAAAAAAACTCGGACTTGGAATTTATGAGTGTGGGCCTATGGCTTCTAAGCAAGCAAATAAAATTAATTCTCAATTTTTCGTTTTTGCTTTGATATTTATCTTACTTGATATTGAAGTGGTGTTTTTATTTCCTTGGGCTGTTATTTTGAAGGATTTAAGTGTAGAACTTTCTAAATATGGCTTATCTTTTTTCGCTTTAATAGAGGTATTTATATTTATTTTTCTTCTCGCGATAGGCTTTTTATACGCTTATAAAAAAGGAGCATTTGCATGGCAGAGTATCAAAAAATGA
- the nuoK gene encoding NADH-quinone oxidoreductase subunit NuoK: MLEKYYIVAILMFIIGLIGIIKRQNLIMLFISSEILLNSANLALVTAGASHGDIEGQVFALFVMGVAACEVAVGIALCVLWYRKTGTLELDSLVEKGETKCKI, translated from the coding sequence ATGTTAGAAAAATACTACATTGTGGCTATTTTAATGTTTATCATTGGTCTAATAGGAATCATAAAACGACAAAATTTAATAATGCTTTTTATATCAAGTGAAATTTTACTCAATAGTGCAAATCTAGCTTTAGTTACTGCAGGTGCTTCACATGGAGATATTGAAGGGCAGGTTTTTGCTTTATTTGTTATGGGGGTAGCAGCTTGTGAAGTGGCCGTTGGGATAGCACTTTGTGTATTATGGTATAGAAAAACAGGAACGCTAGAACTTGATTCTTTAGTAGAAAAAGGAGAAACAAAATGCAAAATTTAG
- a CDS encoding NuoB/complex I 20 kDa subunit family protein: MAEYQKMSNAPVVLTTVDKLVQWGRSNSLWALSYGLACCAIEMMAAGGARYDFDRFGTIFRASPRQAEVMIIAGTLSKKHAEFTRRLYDQMPDPKWVISMGSCANTGGMFNTYSTVQGVDRIIPVDIYVPGCAPRPETFQFALMILQKRIRREKASRKIAPKRLI, encoded by the coding sequence ATGGCAGAGTATCAAAAAATGAGCAATGCACCAGTTGTTTTAACCACGGTGGATAAATTAGTGCAGTGGGGTAGAAGTAATTCTTTGTGGGCATTATCTTATGGGCTTGCTTGCTGTGCGATTGAAATGATGGCAGCAGGTGGTGCAAGATATGATTTTGATAGATTTGGAACGATTTTTAGAGCAAGTCCAAGACAAGCTGAAGTGATGATTATAGCAGGAACTTTAAGTAAAAAGCATGCAGAATTTACAAGAAGGCTTTATGATCAAATGCCTGATCCTAAATGGGTGATTTCTATGGGTTCTTGTGCAAATACTGGTGGTATGTTTAATACCTATTCTACTGTTCAAGGGGTTGATAGAATAATTCCTGTAGATATTTATGTGCCAGGTTGTGCCCCACGCCCTGAAACCTTTCAATTTGCTTTGATGATTTTACAAAAAAGAATTCGCAGAGAAAAAGCAAGTAGAAAAATCGCTCCAAAAAGGCTGATATAA
- a CDS encoding NADH-ubiquinone oxidoreductase subunit E family protein: MRRVDLRKSQDLFKDLEQIIQNAYMGEVLVVLFEIGDFSNVEKSFAFIKEQNCELLNSLKFNQVDWTIVFKKVGQ, from the coding sequence ATGAGACGCGTGGATTTAAGAAAAAGTCAAGATTTATTTAAAGATTTAGAGCAAATCATTCAAAATGCTTATATGGGCGAGGTTTTAGTAGTTTTGTTTGAAATAGGAGATTTTTCTAATGTAGAAAAAAGTTTTGCTTTCATAAAAGAGCAAAATTGTGAATTATTGAATTCTTTAAAATTTAATCAAGTAGATTGGACTATAGTTTTTAAAAAGGTAGGGCAATGA
- a CDS encoding NADH-quinone oxidoreductase subunit J, with product MFETIAFCILSILVLGFFLISVLSKSVLNAISSLAAAMVFLSGFYFLLNAEFIGAIQIIVYSGAILGLYSFAMMFFDASIKVKETLRGKRMFIFAVIFGAVLLVSIIMGYNFKMNDNFTYDLSSTEQIGFILFTKYMLAFELMAILLLIALVCAIVLTQKNIKKDEQ from the coding sequence ATGTTTGAAACAATAGCTTTTTGCATATTAAGTATTTTGGTATTAGGATTTTTTCTAATTAGTGTTTTGAGTAAAAGCGTGCTTAATGCTATTAGCTCCTTAGCTGCTGCTATGGTTTTTTTGAGTGGATTTTATTTTTTATTAAATGCTGAATTTATCGGAGCTATACAAATCATAGTTTATAGTGGTGCCATTTTAGGACTTTATAGTTTTGCGATGATGTTTTTTGATGCTTCTATTAAGGTTAAAGAAACTTTAAGAGGAAAAAGAATGTTTATCTTTGCTGTGATTTTTGGTGCTGTATTGCTAGTGAGTATTATCATGGGTTACAATTTTAAAATGAATGATAATTTTACTTATGATCTTAGCTCCACCGAACAAATAGGCTTTATTTTATTTACCAAATACATGCTCGCTTTTGAATTAATGGCTATTTTACTTTTGATAGCTTTGGTGTGTGCTATTGTATTAACTCAAAAAAATATAAAAAAGGATGAACAATGA
- a CDS encoding NADH-quinone oxidoreductase subunit G, translating to MKVIINGIECEANEGEYILNVARKNDIFIPAICYLNGCSPTLACRMCMVEADGKKVYSCNTKVKEGMVVESDLPNLWDERNAIMQAYCINHPLQCGVCDKSGECELQNFTHKARVNVQNYWIKDTHKEHKKWGEINYDPALCIVCERCITVCKDKIGESALKTTPRGANAPDASFKESMSKDALAIWTKFQKSLIAPSSGDMLDCSFCGECTSVCPTGALVSSAFQYTSNAWELKKIPASNPHSSDCELMYYDIKQTSINNQKEKIYRVSNDFAFATLNKAARYGFNTQNEVQGKDEKAFEKLVNMIKNDEIKNILFNSFITNEEALILQNLSQKFNLNLINHEAKKFQDFLACFYQNANTMYNANTNDISQSDFLIIIGSFLRYDAPTLGYKVNNALVMNKGAGIYFHPIKDKGIDKYSKNLLQINHDIKDNENILLFILQKFAKELPQDFKNTLENAYYQGTKEIEETINEEVIEKIEKQNENGEIIIEELKKLVPKKIKKSIEVQRSNYAKNLGIDEDILETLLAKKQKFTLIVGSDIYYDEQSAKLAKLCALVQKHTEFKVFLNPTCTNTLGVSLICDLSQDFKAGKTLAYNEKGDFSFSYDGDLASSSLNQQEGSFVNYDKRLVPTNAALEFKGYFLNDLANALGFDEEFTINYTKFLPQNKGFRAIDFDELENYYDNGGENHRGYELDFSHFEFEKNLSTQEAKVQNEGNLSLYHANTIHQFSKLSNRAFNEVGALFLSPDLMQKFDLNQDDSVILKNEKTQIAISVKCDESLENGAYLGDYDSKIDYKSLFDNTRYVKVWLEKVGAKNE from the coding sequence ATGAAAGTTATCATTAATGGTATAGAATGTGAGGCAAATGAGGGCGAGTATATTTTAAATGTAGCTAGAAAAAATGATATTTTTATCCCTGCAATTTGTTATCTAAATGGCTGTTCTCCAACACTTGCCTGTCGTATGTGTATGGTTGAGGCTGATGGTAAAAAGGTTTATTCTTGCAATACCAAAGTTAAAGAAGGTATGGTAGTAGAGAGTGATTTGCCAAATTTATGGGATGAGCGTAATGCCATCATGCAAGCATATTGTATTAATCATCCTTTGCAATGTGGAGTTTGTGATAAATCAGGCGAATGTGAGCTTCAAAACTTTACACATAAGGCAAGAGTAAATGTGCAAAATTATTGGATTAAAGACACACATAAAGAGCATAAAAAATGGGGCGAGATTAATTATGATCCTGCTTTATGTATAGTGTGTGAAAGATGTATCACCGTTTGTAAAGACAAAATAGGAGAGAGCGCTTTAAAAACTACTCCAAGAGGAGCAAATGCACCCGATGCAAGCTTTAAAGAAAGTATGAGTAAAGATGCGCTTGCAATTTGGACTAAATTTCAAAAAAGCTTGATTGCACCAAGTAGTGGTGATATGCTTGATTGTTCTTTTTGTGGGGAATGCACAAGTGTATGCCCAACGGGAGCTTTGGTGAGCTCAGCCTTTCAATACACTTCTAATGCTTGGGAGTTAAAGAAAATTCCAGCTAGTAATCCCCATTCTAGTGATTGTGAGTTGATGTATTATGATATTAAACAAACTAGTATTAATAATCAAAAAGAAAAAATTTATAGAGTGAGCAATGATTTTGCCTTTGCTACGCTAAATAAAGCCGCAAGATATGGTTTTAACACTCAAAACGAAGTTCAAGGCAAAGATGAAAAAGCCTTTGAAAAATTAGTAAATATGATAAAAAATGATGAAATAAAAAATATTTTATTTAATAGCTTTATTACTAACGAAGAAGCTTTAATCTTACAAAATTTAAGCCAAAAATTTAATCTTAATCTTATAAACCACGAAGCTAAAAAATTCCAAGATTTTCTAGCTTGTTTTTACCAAAATGCAAACACAATGTATAATGCAAATACAAACGATATTAGCCAAAGTGATTTTTTAATCATCATAGGTTCATTTTTGCGTTATGATGCACCAACTCTAGGCTATAAAGTCAATAATGCTTTAGTGATGAATAAGGGTGCAGGAATTTATTTTCACCCTATAAAAGATAAAGGCATAGATAAATACTCTAAGAATTTATTACAAATTAATCATGATATTAAAGATAATGAAAATATTTTATTATTTATCTTGCAAAAATTTGCCAAAGAGCTTCCACAAGATTTTAAAAACACATTAGAAAACGCGTACTATCAAGGCACTAAAGAAATAGAAGAAACTATCAATGAAGAAGTCATTGAAAAAATAGAAAAACAAAATGAAAATGGTGAGATTATTATAGAAGAGCTTAAAAAACTTGTGCCTAAAAAGATTAAAAAAAGCATAGAGGTGCAAAGATCAAATTATGCGAAAAATCTTGGCATAGATGAGGATATTTTAGAAACTTTACTTGCAAAAAAGCAAAAATTTACTCTTATTGTGGGGAGTGATATTTATTATGATGAGCAAAGTGCTAAATTAGCAAAACTTTGTGCTTTAGTGCAAAAACATACTGAATTTAAAGTCTTTTTAAATCCAACTTGCACCAATACTTTAGGCGTGAGTTTAATTTGTGATTTAAGTCAAGATTTTAAAGCAGGAAAAACACTAGCTTATAATGAAAAAGGTGATTTTAGCTTTTCTTATGATGGAGATCTTGCAAGTTCTAGTTTAAATCAACAAGAAGGTAGCTTTGTAAATTATGATAAAAGATTAGTGCCTACAAATGCGGCTTTAGAATTTAAAGGTTATTTTTTAAATGATTTAGCAAATGCTTTGGGTTTTGATGAAGAATTTACGATTAATTACACTAAATTTTTACCGCAAAATAAAGGCTTTAGAGCAATTGATTTTGATGAGTTAGAAAATTATTATGATAATGGCGGGGAAAATCATAGGGGTTATGAGCTTGATTTTTCTCATTTTGAATTTGAAAAAAACTTAAGCACTCAAGAAGCTAAAGTGCAAAATGAAGGAAATTTAAGCTTATATCATGCAAATACTATTCATCAGTTTTCAAAGCTTAGCAATAGGGCTTTTAATGAAGTTGGAGCTTTATTTTTATCGCCTGATTTAATGCAAAAATTTGATTTAAACCAAGATGATAGTGTTATTTTAAAAAATGAAAAAACTCAAATTGCTATTAGTGTAAAGTGTGATGAATCTTTAGAAAATGGTGCATATTTGGGGGATTATGATAGCAAGATTGATTATAAGTCTTTATTTGATAATACTCGATATGTAAAAGTTTGGCTTGAAAAAGTAGGAGCAAAAAATGAGTGA
- the nuoH gene encoding NADH-quinone oxidoreductase subunit NuoH gives MSDITFFIIETIIKCVLVIAIFATLAGLATYAERKALALFHRRLGPDMVGPFGLLQVVADMIKLFTKEDIVPTYAQKVVFLVAPLIAAICAFVAIAAIPIFPEFTLFGRVIRPIIADINVALLFVIGMGGVSFYAIFLGGLASNNKWSLLGGARGLVSIISYESVAGLSLVCVVMLVGSLSLVDINNYQSDGILSWLIFKQPLAFILFVIAIFIETNRTPLCLSENETELVSGYGTEYSGLRWGMFFIGEYTAMITGAIMISLLFLGGFNDFWIIPGAIMMLLKVSFVFFWYFWARGAFPQLRPDQVMRMCYLILIPLAVLNLLISALVVVI, from the coding sequence ATGAGTGATATCACTTTTTTTATCATAGAAACTATTATTAAATGTGTGCTTGTTATAGCTATTTTTGCTACTTTAGCAGGCTTAGCAACTTATGCAGAAAGAAAAGCTTTAGCTTTATTTCATCGTCGTTTAGGGCCTGATATGGTAGGGCCTTTTGGTTTGCTTCAAGTGGTTGCTGATATGATTAAACTTTTCACTAAAGAAGATATAGTGCCAACTTATGCCCAAAAGGTGGTGTTTTTAGTTGCTCCATTAATTGCAGCAATTTGTGCTTTTGTAGCAATTGCAGCTATACCTATTTTTCCTGAATTTACTTTATTTGGTAGGGTAATTCGCCCTATTATTGCTGATATTAATGTGGCTTTGCTTTTTGTTATAGGTATGGGTGGAGTTAGTTTTTATGCGATTTTTTTAGGTGGTTTAGCTAGTAATAATAAATGGTCGTTGCTAGGAGGAGCAAGAGGACTTGTTTCTATAATATCTTATGAAAGCGTTGCGGGACTTTCTTTGGTGTGTGTTGTGATGCTTGTTGGTTCTTTATCTTTGGTAGATATTAATAACTATCAAAGCGATGGCATACTTTCTTGGCTTATTTTTAAACAACCTTTAGCTTTTATTTTATTTGTTATAGCAATTTTTATAGAAACTAATAGAACTCCACTTTGTTTAAGTGAAAATGAAACTGAACTTGTTTCAGGTTATGGCACTGAATATAGCGGGCTTAGATGGGGTATGTTTTTTATCGGTGAATATACTGCTATGATTACTGGAGCGATTATGATATCGCTTTTGTTTTTAGGCGGATTTAATGATTTTTGGATTATACCAGGAGCAATTATGATGCTTTTGAAAGTTTCTTTTGTGTTTTTTTGGTATTTTTGGGCTAGAGGAGCTTTTCCTCAATTACGCCCTGATCAAGTTATGAGAATGTGTTATTTGATTTTAATACCTTTAGCGGTTTTAAATTTATTAATCAGTGCTTTAGTGGTTGTGATATAG
- a CDS encoding NADH-quinone oxidoreductase subunit C gives MRKYSDKKNAQLKNYYEDRFYHAPTTKKLSIEGSVFESDHQILSQEFELKKSFIELDFWVIEINKDDNIAILSKLKSLGYEAFNDISAIDFVAQKQGFKVYYQLLNMEKNLRVRVKTFVGLKERLQSVVSVFKGANWCEREIYDMFGIFIINHPNLKRLLMPDDWYDHPFLKTYPLEGDEFAKWYEIDKIFGKEYREVVGEENRDPGFVDEKDTLNFSRIYHEVGKGEAPREDKYLQEYQEEGGVAFVKKAKRTQAKILDKRR, from the coding sequence ATGAGAAAATATAGCGATAAAAAAAATGCGCAGTTAAAAAATTATTATGAAGATAGGTTTTATCATGCACCTACAACTAAAAAGCTAAGTATAGAAGGTAGTGTTTTTGAGAGTGATCATCAAATTTTAAGCCAAGAATTTGAGTTAAAAAAATCTTTTATAGAGCTTGATTTTTGGGTGATTGAAATAAATAAAGATGATAATATTGCTATACTTAGTAAGCTTAAAAGCTTGGGTTATGAAGCTTTTAATGATATTAGTGCGATTGATTTTGTTGCTCAAAAGCAAGGTTTTAAGGTGTATTATCAGCTTTTAAATATGGAGAAAAATTTAAGAGTAAGGGTAAAAACTTTTGTGGGTTTAAAAGAAAGACTCCAAAGTGTTGTGAGTGTGTTTAAGGGTGCTAATTGGTGTGAGAGAGAAATATATGATATGTTTGGAATTTTTATCATTAATCATCCGAATTTAAAAAGATTATTAATGCCTGATGATTGGTATGATCATCCTTTTTTAAAGACTTATCCTTTAGAAGGAGATGAATTTGCTAAATGGTATGAAATAGATAAAATTTTTGGCAAAGAATACCGCGAAGTAGTAGGCGAAGAAAATAGAGATCCAGGCTTTGTTGATGAAAAAGATACGCTAAATTTTAGCAGAATTTATCATGAGGTTGGTAAAGGCGAAGCTCCAAGAGAAGATAAATACTTGCAAGAGTATCAAGAAGAAGGTGGCGTAGCTTTTGTAAAAAAAGCCAAAAGAACGCAAGCAAAAATTTTAGACAAGAGAAGATAA
- the nuoL gene encoding NADH-quinone oxidoreductase subunit L, giving the protein MQNLALVALFSPLFSALILGAFAFNAKKNILGYLAFLLVACSAVASVILLYNGVHFSFELGTWISLVGVNFGFKIDSITLIMMCVVGIVASFVHLYSIFYMEHDEGFNRYFSYLGLFVFSMMFLIMSDNFLGLFIGWEGVGLCSWLLIGFWYHNEKYTFAANEAFIMNRIADLALLLGIFLIYMEFNTLKYDEFFTLLSLGHEDDSILILIAILLFVGAMGKSAQFPFHTWLADAMAGPTPVSALIHAATMVTAGVYLVIRAGELYLQVPEVGYFIATLGAFVAFFAASMAMVAKDLKRIIAYSTLSQLGYMFVAAGLGAYAIALFHLATHAFFKSLLFLGAGNVMHAMNDKLDIGKMGGLYKNMKFSAILMVVGSLALAGIYPFAGFFSKDLILGFSFISHHHGIFLILLISAFMTAFYSFRLLMLVFFTPKRHEEHPHEASKIALLAMSPLALLAIIAGFFEHDFMEFVSRNLAIIDGQNFLVVILASIAALLGICLAVIAYWRNWFKPSLSKTRLYKILFNEYYIPNLYHKYIVEKYAILCEFLRRGDREILDALVNSIVYFLKTFARVISVRKDFSLVLRISILAFVCLFSLALAV; this is encoded by the coding sequence ATGCAAAATTTAGCTTTAGTTGCACTTTTTTCTCCTTTGTTTTCAGCACTTATTTTAGGTGCTTTTGCTTTTAATGCCAAAAAAAATATTTTAGGATATCTTGCGTTTTTGTTGGTTGCATGTTCAGCTGTTGCTTCGGTAATCTTGCTTTATAATGGCGTTCATTTTAGTTTTGAACTTGGAACTTGGATTTCTTTAGTAGGTGTAAATTTTGGTTTTAAGATTGATTCTATTACGCTTATTATGATGTGTGTTGTTGGTATTGTCGCAAGTTTTGTGCATTTATATAGTATATTTTATATGGAGCATGATGAAGGCTTTAATCGCTATTTTAGTTATTTAGGACTTTTTGTTTTTTCTATGATGTTTTTAATTATGAGTGATAACTTCTTAGGACTTTTTATAGGATGGGAAGGTGTTGGACTTTGTTCATGGCTTTTGATAGGCTTTTGGTATCATAATGAAAAATACACTTTTGCAGCTAATGAAGCATTTATTATGAATAGAATTGCAGATTTAGCTTTGCTTTTAGGAATTTTTTTAATTTATATGGAATTTAATACTTTAAAATACGATGAATTTTTTACACTTTTGTCTTTAGGGCATGAAGATGATAGTATTTTAATATTAATAGCAATTTTATTATTTGTTGGTGCTATGGGTAAATCAGCTCAGTTTCCTTTTCATACTTGGCTTGCTGATGCTATGGCTGGGCCTACTCCAGTTTCAGCGCTAATTCATGCTGCAACTATGGTTACAGCTGGAGTTTATTTAGTAATTCGTGCAGGAGAGCTTTATTTACAAGTTCCTGAAGTTGGTTATTTTATTGCAACACTTGGAGCTTTTGTAGCGTTTTTTGCTGCTTCTATGGCTATGGTAGCTAAAGATTTAAAAAGAATTATTGCTTATTCTACTTTATCACAACTTGGATACATGTTTGTTGCAGCTGGACTTGGAGCTTATGCAATCGCATTGTTTCACTTGGCTACACATGCATTTTTTAAATCTTTATTATTTTTAGGTGCTGGTAATGTTATGCATGCAATGAATGATAAGCTTGATATTGGTAAAATGGGCGGTCTTTATAAAAACATGAAATTCAGTGCTATTTTAATGGTAGTTGGGTCTTTAGCCTTAGCTGGAATTTACCCATTTGCTGGTTTTTTCTCTAAAGATTTGATTTTGGGATTTTCTTTTATTTCTCATCATCATGGTATTTTTTTAATTTTGCTAATTTCAGCTTTTATGACGGCTTTTTATAGTTTTAGACTTTTAATGCTTGTATTTTTTACTCCAAAAAGACATGAAGAACATCCTCATGAAGCAAGTAAAATAGCTTTATTAGCAATGAGTCCTTTAGCCTTACTTGCTATTATAGCAGGATTTTTCGAGCATGATTTTATGGAATTTGTAAGTAGAAATTTAGCTATTATTGATGGACAAAATTTTTTAGTTGTGATATTAGCAAGTATAGCAGCTTTATTGGGTATATGTTTGGCTGTTATTGCTTATTGGCGAAATTGGTTTAAACCTTCGCTTTCTAAAACAAGACTATATAAAATATTATTTAATGAGTATTATATTCCAAATTTATATCATAAATACATTGTCGAAAAATATGCAATATTGTGTGAGTTTTTAAGAAGAGGTGATAGAGAGATTTTAGATGCTCTTGTAAATAGTATCGTTTATTTTCTAAAAACTTTTGCTAGGGTAATTAGCGTAAGAAAAGATTTTTCTTTGGTTTTAAGAATTTCTATTTTGGCTTTTGTGTGTTTATTTTCTTTAGCATTGGCGGTGTGA